GCGTTGAACCACTCGGCCTTCCCGAGCACGCGCGGCGGCACGTCGACGTCGAGTTCCAGCAGGGGCGTTCGACCGACGGTCGACTCGTTCATTCTCCCGTCGTTCTACTCGCGGACTCCCAGTAAAACACCCGGCCGGCGAGCCACCCGCCGGGGCGGGCCGCATCCCGAGCCGGCTAGTCGTCCCGGTAGAGGCGGTCACCGGCGGCCACGAGCGCCGACTTGTCGATGTCGAGCAGATAGGGAAGATCGTGTTCCTCGAGGAGCGTCCGGCCGAGTTGGAAGGAGAGCGAGTATCCGAGTCCGAACGGGTAGCCGCTGTCCTTCGGTTCGACGTAGAGCGTTCCCCCGTCTTCGCTGTCGCGGTCGAGTTCCTCCGCTCTGATCCGGTCCCAGTACTCGGCGACGGTCTCCGGGTTATACCGCGTCCACCACGGTGACTGATACTCGGGGACGAGTTGTTTCGCGGCGTGCTGGGTGACGGCCTCCTCAACGACGTACTCCCACTTCGTCTCGCTCTCGCGGCCGCGTCGTTCGAACCCCCAGACGTGCGCGTACTCGTGAGCGGTCGTGGATTTGAGAGAGGCCTGCCAGTTCGGCGCGGCCGTGTTGAACTCGATTTCGATCCGGTTCGGGTAGCTCGCGAACCCGTACGCTCCGTCCAGAATATCGACGATGTCGTCGTCTCCAGCCCACCCGATTTCGACGACGACGTCCGTCTCTGTCGGGAACCGTGCTTCTGCCGCGGCTAGCGAGCGTTCGATAATCCCTCTCGCTTCCCGGAACTCCGCCGTCGTCGGTGAGAGACGATCCGCCATACCAACGATACGGGGTGTTCGATATATAGTCTCGGCTCCGTCGGAGTCCGCTTGGTGATTTGACGTCGGGTTCGCCGTTCGCTCGGGACTGAGGGGCGCGACGTCGACTCCCTAGTCGAGTGCGGCGGCGAGCTTCTGGACGG
This portion of the Halocalculus aciditolerans genome encodes:
- a CDS encoding DUF2268 domain-containing putative Zn-dependent protease (predicted Zn-dependent protease with a strongly conserved HExxH motif) — translated: MADRLSPTTAEFREARGIIERSLAAAEARFPTETDVVVEIGWAGDDDIVDILDGAYGFASYPNRIEIEFNTAAPNWQASLKSTTAHEYAHVWGFERRGRESETKWEYVVEEAVTQHAAKQLVPEYQSPWWTRYNPETVAEYWDRIRAEELDRDSEDGGTLYVEPKDSGYPFGLGYSLSFQLGRTLLEEHDLPYLLDIDKSALVAAGDRLYRDD